The following DNA comes from Kitasatospora sp. NBC_01287.
CGCGCCGGGAGATCCTGGCCGAGGTCTGGCGGCAGACCTACGGCGGGGACCAGACCATCGACGTGCACCTGTCGTGGCTGCGCCGCAAGCTCGGTGAGACCGCCGCCGAGCCGCGCTACCTGCACACCGTGCGCGGTGTCGGGGTGCGCCTGGAGGCGCCCGCCGAGGCGGTCGCGGAGCGGCGGCCGTGACTGCGCGTGGTGGCCGGTCCGTGTCCGACAGGTCGGGACTGACCGGTCCGCCGCTGCGCTGGGTGCTGGTGCGCTCCGCGGTGGCCGGGACCACGATGGTCGCGCTCGCCTTCCTGATCCCGCTCGGCCTGGTGGTCCAGAAGACCGCCCGGGAGCGGGCCTTCACCGCCGCCGACCGGCAGTCCGCCGCCCTCGGCCCCGCGCTGGCGATCACCACCGACCAGAGCGCCCTGGCCCGCGCGCTGGCCAGCACCGACGCGGGCGCCCAGGGGCGGATCGCGGTCCACCTGCCGGCGCCCGGGGCGACACCGGGCCGGCCTGGTGGTACGGGCGGTACGGGCAGCGCGGGCGGTGCCGACGGTGCGGGCGGTGCGGGCGGTGGAAGCGGTGCGGGCGGTCAGGGACAGGGGGCCGGTCGACCGGCGGCGCAGGGCCAGGTGATCGGCACCGCCCGGGCCACCCCGGCGGAGATCGGCCTCGCGGCCCAGGGCCGGGTGGTCACCGTCCAGGTGCCCGGCGGCTACGCCCGCCTGCAGCCGTTCGCCGTGGCCCCCGCCCAGGTCGCCGTGGTGGAGGTCTACGTCGCCGACGCCGACCTCACCCGCGGTGTCGGCACCGCCTGGCTGGTGCTCTCGCTGGTCGCCGTGGGTCTGGTGGCGATCGCCGTGCTGGTGGCCGACCGCACCGGGGCCCGCCTGGTCGCCGCGGCCCGCCGCCTGGCCGCCGCGGCCCGCACACTGGGCGCGGGCGACCTCGCGGTGCGGATCCCGGTGGAGGGCCCGCAGGCCGAGGGCAGCCCCGCCGAACTGCGCGAGGCCGCGGCCGCGTTCAACGCGATGGCGGACCGGGTGGTGCACCTGCTGGCCGCCGAGCGTGAGTTGGCCGCCGACCTCTCGCACCGGCTGCGCACCCCGCTCACAGTGCTGCGCCTGAACGCCGCCTCGCTGGGTGAGGGGGACGCGGCCGACGCCACCCGGCACGCTGTCGCCCAACTGGAGCGCGAGGTCGACCAGATCATCCGCTCGGCCCGCCGCACCCCGGGTGAGCCACCCGCGGTCGTGGTGGGCTGCGACGCCGCCGAGGTGCTCCGCGAACGGGTCGGCTTCTGGTCGGCGCTGGCCGAGGACGAGGGCCGCCGCTGGCAGTTGCACGGCGCCGACAGCCCCGCCCCGGTCCCGGTGCCGCCCGGTGACCTGGCCGCCGCCGTGGACGCGCTGCTCGGCAACGTCTTCCGGCACACCGCCGTCGGTACCGCCTTCTCGGTGGACGTGCTGGCCACCGAGCGCGCCGTGATCGTGCTGGTCGGCGACGCGGGGGCTGGATTCGACGACCCGTCAGCGGCGCTGCGCCGGGGTGAGGGACACGGCGGCGAGGGGTCCACCGGGCTGGGCCTGGACATCGTCCGCAAGCTGGCCGAGGCGACCGGCGGGGATCTGGCACTGGGCCGCTCGGCGGTGCTGGGCGGCGCGGAGATCCGGCTCCGGTTGGGCGCGGGCGGCTCGGGCGGCGAGGCGCCGCCGCGGCGGCCCCGCCGGGCCCGGCGGGGCGGGTGGGCGCTGCGCGAGCGCGGGCGGGGAGTTTCTTAACGGCTCCCTAAGGGACGGCTACCCGTGCCTGAGCAGGCCGTTTCGGGCCCGGTCGGGACGCTAGCGTCGGCGGCGCCGGAGGTGAGGGCTTCCGGCACCCGTCCTCCGTCCGGCAGTTGAGGAGCCCCATGACGAACCAGACCACCCGCCGCGCCGCCCACCGGCGCCGCGGCCGCAAGGGCACCGTGATCGGGGCGAGCGTGCTGGCCGCGGCCGTGGTGGCCGGCGGTGTGGCGGTCATGGCCTCCAGCGCCAGCGCGGCCTCGCTCGGCGCGGTCTACAGCCGCACCAGCGTCTGGGACGCCGGCTACACCGGCCAGTACCTGGTCAGCAACACGGAGAGCGCCGCGATCGACGACTGGACGCTCAGCTTCGACCTGCCGGCCGGCGCGAAGATCGACTCGCTGTGGAACGCGAGCTTCAGCGCCGCAGGACAGCACGTCACGGTCAAGCCGCAGGCGTGGAGCGGGCACCTGGCGCCCGGGCAGAGCGTCGACGTGGGCTTCGTGGTCGAGGGCGCGGGCGCGGCCCAGGCCGAGCCGGGCAACTGCCTGATCAACAACGCCTCGTGCAAGGTGGGCCAGGGGCCCACGCCGGTCCCGTCCGGGCGCCCGACCAGCACGCCGAGCGGCGCGCCGAGCGCGGCACCGAGCGGGGCGCCCACGGCGGCGCCGAGCAGCACGTCGCCGTCGTCGCCCGGGTCGGCGTCGCCCACCGCGCCCGCGACCAGCGCGCGGCCCACCGCGCCCGCCACCAGCGCCAAGCCGACGCCCACGTCCGGCCCGACGCGGCCCGCCACCCAGTCGCCGACCCCCGTGCCCACCCCGACGTCCACCCCGACCGCCCCGCCCACCGGCGCCCCGGCGGGCGGCGGCGCGGGCTTCGCCCCGTACGTCGACACCTCGCTCTACCCGCCCTACGACCTGGTGGCCAACGCCAAGGCGAGCGGCGTGAAGAACTTCACCCTCGCCTTCATCGTGTCGGGCGGGGGCTGCGTGCCCAAGTGGGGCGGCGTCAGCGACCTCGCCGCGGACCCGGTGGCCGCGCAGATCGGGGCGCTGCGGGCGATCGGCGGCGACGTGCGGGTCTCGTTCGGCGGCGCCAACGGCACTGAGCTGGCAAGCGCCTGCTCATCGGCGAGCGACCTGGCCGCCGCCTACCAGCAGGCCGTCGACGCCTACGGCCTCACCAAGATCGACTTTGACGTCGAGGGCGGCGCGCTCACCGACGCCGCCGCCAACACCCGCCGCGACCAGGCGATCGCCCAGCTGCAGCAGGCCGCGGCCGCCAAGGGCAAGAGCCTGGACGTCTCCTTCACCCTCCCCGCACTGCCCACCG
Coding sequences within:
- a CDS encoding HAMP domain-containing sensor histidine kinase, with product MRWVLVRSAVAGTTMVALAFLIPLGLVVQKTARERAFTAADRQSAALGPALAITTDQSALARALASTDAGAQGRIAVHLPAPGATPGRPGGTGGTGSAGGADGAGGAGGGSGAGGQGQGAGRPAAQGQVIGTARATPAEIGLAAQGRVVTVQVPGGYARLQPFAVAPAQVAVVEVYVADADLTRGVGTAWLVLSLVAVGLVAIAVLVADRTGARLVAAARRLAAAARTLGAGDLAVRIPVEGPQAEGSPAELREAAAAFNAMADRVVHLLAAERELAADLSHRLRTPLTVLRLNAASLGEGDAADATRHAVAQLEREVDQIIRSARRTPGEPPAVVVGCDAAEVLRERVGFWSALAEDEGRRWQLHGADSPAPVPVPPGDLAAAVDALLGNVFRHTAVGTAFSVDVLATERAVIVLVGDAGAGFDDPSAALRRGEGHGGEGSTGLGLDIVRKLAEATGGDLALGRSAVLGGAEIRLRLGAGGSGGEAPPRRPRRARRGGWALRERGRGVS
- a CDS encoding cellulose binding domain-containing protein — protein: MTNQTTRRAAHRRRGRKGTVIGASVLAAAVVAGGVAVMASSASAASLGAVYSRTSVWDAGYTGQYLVSNTESAAIDDWTLSFDLPAGAKIDSLWNASFSAAGQHVTVKPQAWSGHLAPGQSVDVGFVVEGAGAAQAEPGNCLINNASCKVGQGPTPVPSGRPTSTPSGAPSAAPSGAPTAAPSSTSPSSPGSASPTAPATSARPTAPATSAKPTPTSGPTRPATQSPTPVPTPTSTPTAPPTGAPAGGGAGFAPYVDTSLYPPYDLVANAKASGVKNFTLAFIVSGGGCVPKWGGVSDLAADPVAAQIGALRAIGGDVRVSFGGANGTELASACSSASDLAAAYQQAVDAYGLTKIDFDVEGGALTDAAANTRRDQAIAQLQQAAAAKGKSLDVSFTLPALPTGLTQDGINLVTGAQSSGVRIGAVNIMAMDFGDGVAPNPSGQMGKYAIDAATATQAQVKSILNLSDSAAWAKVAVTPMIGVNDVSTEVFTVADAQQLAAFASSKHLAWLAMWSATRDQACSGGAKGYADATCSSVAQQPLDFSKALGAYAG